One window from the genome of Dyella sp. A6 encodes:
- a CDS encoding DUF1328 domain-containing protein — MLHYAIVFLVIAVIAALFGFTGIAGTAAWIAKVLFVIFLVLAVVAYFRRTS; from the coding sequence ATGCTTCACTACGCCATCGTCTTTCTGGTCATCGCCGTGATCGCGGCGCTGTTCGGCTTTACCGGTATTGCCGGCACCGCCGCATGGATCGCCAAAGTGCTGTTCGTCATCTTCCTGGTGCTGGCGGTGGTCGCCTACTTCCGCCGAACCAGCTGA
- a CDS encoding ABC transporter ATP-binding protein: MRDPEGGDEATASTDASSGDIPPDAKAEGLLAELAQLAAALRKLFGAQLHLLAAELGLARRAVSWLLTAGLVATIAGVGLALSLLGLIGVLLASWFHSWIAALLVLVLLQALCLAGAVLLFRRCMHWMSLPATRGEWHAMMRETRQRADRRIADDAAAQSDGGTRE, from the coding sequence ATGCGCGATCCCGAAGGCGGGGACGAAGCGACAGCGTCGACCGACGCATCGTCCGGCGACATCCCACCCGACGCCAAGGCCGAAGGCCTGCTGGCGGAACTGGCGCAGCTTGCCGCCGCGCTGCGCAAGCTGTTCGGCGCTCAGCTGCACCTGCTGGCTGCCGAGCTCGGGCTGGCGCGACGCGCGGTGTCGTGGCTGCTGACGGCCGGTCTGGTCGCCACGATCGCCGGTGTCGGGCTGGCACTGTCGCTGCTCGGATTGATCGGCGTGTTGCTGGCCAGCTGGTTCCATTCGTGGATAGCGGCCCTGCTGGTACTGGTGCTGCTGCAGGCGCTGTGCCTGGCCGGCGCGGTGCTGCTGTTTCGCCGCTGCATGCACTGGATGAGCCTGCCTGCTACGCGCGGGGAATGGCATGCGATGATGCGTGAGACGCGTCAGCGTGCCGACCGCCGGATCGCGGACGACGCGGCTGCGCAAAGCGATGGGGGCACGCGGGAATGA
- a CDS encoding AI-2E family transporter produces MPAAPVHRPHRRLDLHNARGVRRHLRGIRVLLNTFLLLALLYTATLIRALLIPLVLAAFLGLALNPIVAFASRHRIPRAIGASVLMIGLIGAIGTGIGLLTQPALGWFHDAPRAIRSFVPKLEHLTRPLEAANRATQTLVNGHPSRVVAHPADVAISAWDVVSNAPKVLAAILTVVLLVFFFLVYGDSMLRRLVEIGPDFRSKRHAVSIVRGIQLEVSRYILTTVLINATLGALTAGMLWLLHVSDPLLWGAVAMLANFIPYVGAIVTTTVLLLVGLIQFNQLGSALLPALCFACLTAFEGNLITPMILGRRMRLSPIAILIWLLLWGWLWGVPGALLAVPMLTCAKLIAERMRGWEWFAHLVQR; encoded by the coding sequence ATGCCGGCCGCACCCGTGCACCGGCCTCATCGGCGGCTGGACCTGCACAATGCCCGCGGAGTCCGTCGCCATCTGCGCGGCATCCGTGTGCTGCTCAACACCTTCCTGCTGCTGGCCCTGCTGTATACCGCCACGCTGATCCGCGCGCTGCTGATTCCGCTGGTGCTGGCCGCCTTCCTCGGGCTCGCGCTGAACCCCATCGTCGCCTTCGCCTCGCGTCACCGCATACCGCGCGCGATCGGCGCCAGCGTGTTGATGATCGGCCTGATCGGCGCGATCGGCACCGGTATCGGCCTGCTGACGCAGCCGGCGCTGGGCTGGTTCCACGATGCGCCGCGGGCGATCCGCAGCTTTGTGCCGAAACTGGAACACCTCACCCGTCCGCTGGAAGCGGCCAACCGCGCCACCCAGACCCTGGTCAACGGCCATCCGTCTCGGGTGGTGGCGCATCCGGCCGATGTGGCGATCAGTGCATGGGACGTGGTGTCGAACGCGCCCAAGGTGCTGGCGGCCATCTTGACGGTGGTGCTGCTGGTGTTCTTCTTCCTGGTCTACGGCGACAGCATGCTGCGCCGGCTGGTCGAGATCGGGCCCGATTTCCGTTCCAAGCGTCATGCCGTATCGATCGTGCGCGGCATCCAGCTCGAGGTTTCGCGCTACATACTCACCACGGTGCTGATCAACGCCACGCTGGGCGCGCTGACAGCCGGCATGCTGTGGCTGCTGCATGTCTCCGACCCCCTGCTGTGGGGCGCGGTGGCGATGCTGGCCAACTTCATTCCGTATGTGGGCGCCATCGTCACCACCACGGTGCTGCTGCTGGTTGGGTTGATCCAGTTCAACCAGCTCGGCAGTGCCCTGTTGCCGGCGTTGTGCTTCGCCTGTCTCACCGCGTTCGAAGGCAACCTGATCACGCCGATGATCCTGGGCCGCCGCATGCGCCTGAGCCCCATCGCGATCCTGATCTGGCTGCTGCTGTGGGGCTGGCTGTGGGGCGTGCCCGGCGCGCTGCTCGCGGTGCCGATGCTGACCTGCGCGAAACTCATCGCCGAACGCATGCGCGGCTGGGAATGGTTCGCGCACCTGGTACAGCGCTAA
- a CDS encoding efflux RND transporter periplasmic adaptor subunit: MKKKLILAGFVVVAIAGSWALLGDHGSSHAQVVAGGPPEVTVARALLRPVSDSAQFTGHVQAVDSVNVRPRVSGYIDAVTFTEGALVHKGQVLFRIDPRPFQAQVDRLAAEREQARANLKLARDNADRARRLLAQHAIAQAEADSETTAARSAQAALAAADAALAAARLNLGFTKVRAPIDGRVSNIRITQGNLVTSSDVLTSVVSVNPVYVYFDVDEQTWLKLDHLRARARREGRSAHIGASMELADETGYPHPGRLDFVDNQLHTDSGTMRLRAVFDNRSGLFTPGLYARVRLQSGAPVPRMLIDDRAVGTDLSNQFVYVLDKSHKVQYRRVTTGPLYHGLRVVDSGLEPGDEVVVNGLQHVRPGVTVSPRQVAMTYRLDARDKALVDAPASPGRAANTAQVHGAGMPVASVASTAKAASGG, encoded by the coding sequence ATGAAAAAGAAACTGATCTTGGCCGGCTTCGTCGTCGTGGCGATAGCCGGCAGTTGGGCCCTACTCGGCGACCATGGCAGCAGCCATGCCCAGGTCGTGGCGGGCGGCCCGCCGGAAGTGACCGTGGCCCGGGCCCTGCTGCGCCCGGTCAGCGATAGCGCACAGTTCACCGGGCATGTGCAGGCGGTCGACAGCGTGAATGTGCGTCCGCGTGTCAGCGGCTACATCGACGCGGTGACGTTTACCGAGGGCGCCCTGGTGCACAAAGGCCAGGTGCTGTTCCGGATCGACCCGCGCCCGTTCCAGGCCCAGGTGGACCGCCTCGCCGCCGAACGCGAGCAGGCCCGTGCGAACCTGAAGTTGGCCCGCGACAACGCCGACCGCGCCCGCCGCCTGCTGGCCCAGCATGCGATCGCCCAGGCCGAGGCCGATAGCGAGACGACTGCCGCGCGGAGTGCGCAGGCGGCACTGGCGGCGGCCGATGCCGCACTGGCGGCGGCCAGGCTCAACCTTGGCTTCACCAAGGTACGCGCACCGATCGATGGGCGTGTCAGCAACATCCGCATCACCCAGGGCAACCTGGTGACCAGCAGCGACGTGCTGACCAGCGTGGTGTCGGTGAACCCGGTGTACGTCTACTTCGACGTCGACGAACAGACCTGGCTGAAGCTCGACCACCTGCGGGCCAGGGCACGCAGGGAAGGCCGCTCCGCACATATCGGCGCGTCGATGGAGCTGGCCGACGAAACCGGTTACCCGCATCCGGGCCGGCTCGACTTCGTCGACAACCAGCTGCACACCGATTCCGGCACGATGCGCCTGCGCGCGGTGTTCGACAACCGCAGCGGCCTGTTCACGCCCGGCCTGTATGCGCGCGTGCGCCTGCAGAGCGGTGCGCCGGTGCCGCGTATGCTGATCGACGACCGTGCCGTGGGCACCGACCTGAGCAACCAGTTCGTCTACGTGCTCGACAAGTCGCACAAGGTCCAGTACCGCCGTGTCACCACCGGACCGCTCTACCACGGCCTGCGCGTGGTAGACAGCGGACTGGAACCCGGCGACGAGGTGGTGGTGAACGGCCTGCAGCACGTGCGTCCGGGCGTGACCGTGTCCCCCCGGCAAGTGGCCATGACCTACCGGCTCGACGCGCGTGACAAGGCGCTGGTGGACGCGCCCGCATCCCCCGGCCGTGCCGCGAACACCGCCCAGGTCCATGGTGCCGGCATGCCGGTCGCATCCGTCGCCAGCACGGCGAAGGCGGCGTCCGGCGGTTGA
- a CDS encoding DUF3820 family protein, with protein MEADDLKRLVTQRMPFGKYQGRLLADLPGAYLAWFARKGFPAGELGRLLALMLEIDHNGLKRLLDPLRPR; from the coding sequence ATGGAAGCGGATGACCTCAAGCGCCTGGTGACCCAGCGCATGCCCTTCGGCAAGTACCAGGGGCGCCTGCTGGCCGACCTGCCTGGTGCCTATCTCGCCTGGTTCGCGCGCAAGGGTTTTCCGGCTGGCGAGCTGGGACGGCTACTGGCGCTGATGCTGGAGATCGACCACAACGGCCTGAAACGACTGCTCGATCCGCTGCGCCCACGCTGA
- a CDS encoding AAA family ATPase → MSELQDLTTLVRAATPLLVIETVDEQRVVDCFRHVIAQSLRPLWRWTLTDGLGRLDFVGGGDVAPDATATLDAIRDATAAGIYLLFDFHPFLRYAMSLRLLREIVQRQRSAAHTVVLVGARIELPDELEALALRVPLSLPDLKELAGIMRGEAAAWQREYNRRLEVDNDAARTIVRNLLGLSAPDARRIVRKLIYNDGALGAADLPELMQSKFDLLNRSGLLHYEYATASFADIAGIRQVREWVRRRRAVFLAATPDPMLDPPKGLLLLGVQGCGKSLAAKAIAGGFGVPLVRLDFGTLYDKYQGETEKNLREALSSAGLLAPCVLWIDEIEKALAGGGEDNGVSRRVLGYLLTWMAERKTKVFVVATANAVQELPAELLRKGRFDEIFFVDLPRKDVREEIFAMHLARRKLEPAGFDLPALAAASEGFSGAEIEQAIVSALYDAAGSGGPPDQAMLLDSLARTRPLSVLMREQVEALRAWAQDRCVAAD, encoded by the coding sequence ATGAGCGAACTGCAGGACCTCACCACACTGGTGCGCGCGGCCACGCCGTTGCTGGTGATCGAAACGGTGGACGAGCAACGGGTGGTGGACTGCTTCCGTCACGTGATCGCGCAATCGCTGCGCCCGCTATGGCGCTGGACCCTCACCGACGGCCTGGGCCGGCTTGATTTCGTCGGCGGTGGCGACGTGGCACCCGACGCCACCGCCACGCTGGACGCGATCCGCGACGCCACGGCGGCTGGCATCTACCTGCTGTTCGACTTCCATCCGTTCCTGCGCTACGCGATGAGCCTGCGCCTGCTGCGCGAGATCGTGCAGCGCCAGCGCTCGGCCGCGCACACAGTAGTGCTGGTCGGCGCCCGGATCGAGCTGCCGGACGAACTGGAGGCGCTGGCCCTGCGTGTACCGCTGTCGCTGCCCGACCTGAAGGAACTGGCCGGCATCATGCGCGGCGAGGCGGCCGCCTGGCAGCGCGAGTACAACCGCCGTCTGGAGGTGGACAACGACGCCGCACGCACTATCGTGCGCAACCTGCTCGGCCTGTCCGCGCCGGACGCACGTCGCATCGTGCGCAAGCTGATCTACAACGACGGCGCGCTCGGTGCGGCCGACCTGCCCGAGTTGATGCAGTCGAAGTTCGACCTGCTCAACCGCTCCGGCCTGCTGCACTACGAATACGCCACCGCCAGCTTTGCCGACATCGCGGGTATCCGCCAGGTACGCGAATGGGTCCGGCGGCGGCGGGCGGTGTTCCTGGCGGCCACGCCCGACCCGATGCTCGACCCGCCGAAGGGCCTGCTGCTGCTGGGCGTACAGGGTTGTGGCAAGAGCCTGGCCGCCAAGGCCATCGCCGGCGGCTTCGGCGTGCCGCTGGTGCGGCTGGACTTCGGCACGCTGTACGACAAGTACCAGGGCGAGACCGAGAAGAACCTGCGCGAGGCGCTTTCCAGCGCCGGACTGCTCGCGCCCTGCGTACTGTGGATCGACGAAATCGAGAAGGCGCTGGCCGGCGGTGGCGAGGACAACGGGGTGTCGCGCCGCGTACTCGGCTACCTGCTGACCTGGATGGCCGAGCGCAAGACCAAGGTGTTCGTGGTGGCCACCGCCAACGCGGTGCAGGAGCTGCCGGCCGAACTGCTGCGCAAGGGCCGCTTCGACGAGATCTTCTTCGTCGACCTGCCCCGCAAGGACGTGCGCGAAGAGATCTTCGCGATGCATCTGGCGCGACGCAAACTGGAACCTGCCGGTTTCGACCTGCCCGCGCTGGCCGCTGCCAGCGAAGGCTTTTCCGGCGCCGAGATCGAGCAGGCCATCGTCAGCGCGCTGTATGACGCGGCCGGTAGCGGCGGCCCGCCGGACCAGGCCATGCTGCTGGACTCGCTGGCGCGGACGCGTCCGCTGTCGGTGCTGATGCGCGAACAGGTCGAGGCCCTGCGGGCCTGGGCGCAGGACCGCTGCGTGGCGGCGGACTGA
- a CDS encoding TolC family protein, whose amino-acid sequence MTGRAARRSLLFAAIALAGCASVGPDYKAPHTPSMQVQGLDLAHESNARFQAQWWKQFGDPTLDALIQRAAANNLDLRIAVARLAESRALLGGARSQQWPTIDTGIDYSRSREQQPGYSDQRHTVTSYQAGFDASWELDLFGGIRRSVQAAHADLGASEAALQDAQVSLFAEVARNYFTLRGTQQRIAIARRNIANQSDTLAVIRARAEVGTASEQDVDSARAQLSAVEAQLPLLDMQARASEYRLAVLLGERPGALDVDVSPRSFHPIDTVLPIGDAGNVLARRPDIRAAEREYAAATARIGVAKADFFPHVSLGGFLGFLAGRSNDFGSPGTRAWSIMPSITWNGLNVQRVRAELHASEARADAAQANYQRTVLEAMEDVDNAMVGYNQQRASVAKLIDQARDSRRAADLARIRYKAGATGYLQLLDAERVQLSAENALALGETAIDTRAVALYKALGGGWQACGDTQCSGVAAAEPSAAAHAPG is encoded by the coding sequence ATGACGGGCAGGGCGGCGCGCCGATCGCTGCTGTTCGCCGCCATCGCACTGGCCGGCTGCGCCAGCGTGGGGCCCGACTACAAAGCCCCGCATACGCCCTCGATGCAGGTGCAGGGCTTGGACCTGGCCCACGAGAGCAACGCACGTTTCCAGGCGCAATGGTGGAAGCAGTTCGGCGATCCCACGCTGGATGCGCTGATCCAGCGTGCGGCGGCCAACAACCTCGACCTGCGCATCGCCGTGGCGCGGCTGGCCGAGTCCCGTGCCCTGCTCGGCGGCGCCAGGTCGCAGCAATGGCCGACGATCGACACCGGCATCGACTACAGCCGCAGCCGCGAGCAGCAACCCGGCTACAGCGACCAGCGCCACACCGTGACCAGTTACCAGGCCGGTTTCGATGCTTCGTGGGAACTGGACCTGTTTGGCGGCATACGTCGCTCGGTGCAGGCCGCACATGCCGACCTCGGCGCCAGCGAAGCCGCCCTGCAGGACGCCCAGGTCAGCCTGTTCGCCGAAGTGGCGCGCAACTATTTCACGCTGCGCGGCACCCAGCAGCGCATCGCCATCGCCCGGCGCAATATCGCCAACCAGAGCGACACGCTGGCGGTGATCCGCGCGCGCGCCGAAGTGGGTACCGCTTCCGAGCAGGACGTGGACAGCGCGCGGGCCCAGCTCAGCGCCGTGGAAGCACAGCTGCCCCTGCTCGACATGCAGGCACGCGCCAGCGAATACCGGCTGGCCGTGTTGCTGGGCGAACGTCCCGGTGCGCTGGATGTGGACGTGTCGCCGCGCAGCTTCCACCCGATCGATACAGTGCTGCCGATCGGCGACGCCGGCAACGTGCTGGCGCGGCGCCCTGACATCCGCGCCGCCGAGCGCGAATACGCCGCCGCCACCGCACGTATCGGCGTGGCCAAGGCGGACTTTTTCCCGCATGTCTCGCTGGGCGGCTTCCTTGGTTTCCTGGCGGGTCGCAGCAACGACTTCGGCAGCCCCGGCACGCGGGCCTGGTCGATCATGCCCAGCATTACCTGGAACGGGCTGAACGTGCAGCGCGTGCGTGCCGAGCTGCATGCCAGCGAGGCCCGCGCCGATGCGGCACAGGCGAATTACCAGCGCACCGTGCTGGAGGCCATGGAGGACGTGGACAACGCGATGGTCGGCTACAACCAGCAACGTGCCAGTGTCGCGAAGCTGATCGACCAGGCCCGCGACAGCCGGCGCGCCGCCGACCTGGCACGCATCCGCTACAAGGCCGGCGCCACCGGCTACCTGCAACTGCTCGACGCCGAACGCGTGCAACTGTCCGCCGAAAACGCGCTGGCGCTTGGCGAGACCGCGATCGATACCCGTGCGGTGGCGCTGTACAAGGCGCTGGGCGGTGGCTGGCAGGCCTGTGGCGACACGCAGTGCAGCGGGGTCGCCGCAGCGGAGCCGTCAGCGGCGGCACACGCGCCCGGTTAG
- a CDS encoding HAMP domain-containing sensor histidine kinase yields the protein MATVIGFRPEHVRHRQTSAFRLALILAGMFALFSLLTASVLWLGTEREARQEQHQELRADARDLVLLSYQQGLDGLSTEIEERTILGAGLPRWYALYAANGIKLAGNLDDHPLREGWSVKRFTPRTTTRLPTSGSHLLTLYTVRTDRGGWLVVGRDSYYIHQMKDVAARIFVFALLLIVVVSLVVGGLIGRQLMRRVGAMSDAAERISDGDLAQRMPVRGNGDELDMIALTVNQMLDRIASLLADVRRLGADIAHDLRTPLTRLRQRLERLHRHPAMAQDVPLEASVDGALGEIDELLNVFQALLRIARVDSGEPRSGFAPVDLAVLLEELLDIYAPVAEAEAHRLRAEIDPQPPVYGDRELLVQVFVNLIENAIRHTPEGTVITLRLGQVDGHVRAGVDDDGPGIPAQARGQVLQPFARLDRSRHTEGNGLGLALVRSVAELHGAVLLLEDAGPGLSVNLVFAVAAETTRPRTGRVLRHATQRVAPAAGLHAGLSGHPD from the coding sequence GTGGCTACGGTTATCGGCTTCAGGCCCGAACACGTCAGGCATAGACAGACCAGCGCCTTCCGCCTTGCGCTGATCCTGGCGGGCATGTTCGCGCTGTTCTCTTTGCTCACCGCGTCGGTGCTGTGGCTGGGCACCGAGCGCGAAGCGCGCCAGGAACAGCACCAGGAACTGCGCGCCGATGCGCGTGACCTGGTGCTTCTGTCCTACCAGCAGGGTCTGGACGGGCTCAGTACCGAGATCGAGGAGCGCACCATCCTGGGCGCCGGTCTGCCGCGCTGGTATGCGCTGTATGCCGCCAACGGAATCAAGCTCGCCGGCAATCTGGACGACCACCCGCTGCGCGAAGGCTGGTCGGTGAAGCGATTCACACCGCGCACCACGACTCGCCTGCCCACGTCGGGTTCGCACCTATTGACGCTGTACACCGTGCGTACCGATCGCGGCGGCTGGCTGGTGGTGGGGCGCGACAGCTACTACATCCACCAGATGAAGGACGTGGCCGCGCGGATCTTCGTATTCGCCCTGCTGCTGATCGTGGTCGTCTCGCTGGTGGTCGGCGGGCTGATCGGACGACAGCTGATGCGGCGGGTCGGTGCGATGTCCGACGCGGCCGAGCGGATCAGCGATGGCGACCTGGCGCAGCGCATGCCGGTACGCGGCAACGGCGACGAGCTGGACATGATCGCGTTGACGGTGAACCAGATGCTGGACCGCATCGCTTCGCTGCTGGCCGACGTGCGCCGGCTGGGCGCCGACATCGCGCATGACCTGCGCACGCCGCTGACCCGGTTGCGCCAGCGGCTGGAGCGCCTGCACCGTCACCCGGCGATGGCCCAGGACGTTCCGCTGGAAGCCTCGGTGGACGGCGCGCTGGGCGAGATCGATGAACTGCTCAACGTATTCCAGGCACTGCTGCGCATCGCCCGGGTCGATTCCGGCGAGCCGCGCAGCGGTTTCGCGCCGGTCGACCTGGCCGTGTTGCTGGAGGAGCTGCTGGACATCTACGCACCGGTGGCCGAGGCCGAAGCGCATCGACTGCGGGCGGAGATCGACCCGCAGCCTCCGGTGTACGGTGATCGCGAGCTGCTGGTGCAGGTGTTCGTCAACCTGATCGAAAACGCCATCCGGCATACGCCGGAAGGAACCGTCATCACGCTGCGGCTGGGCCAGGTCGATGGGCATGTGCGTGCTGGCGTCGACGACGATGGTCCCGGCATTCCGGCACAGGCCCGCGGACAGGTGCTGCAGCCGTTCGCGCGTCTCGATCGCAGCCGGCATACCGAAGGCAACGGGCTGGGGCTGGCCCTGGTGCGCTCGGTGGCCGAACTGCATGGCGCCGTCTTGTTGCTGGAAGATGCCGGGCCGGGCCTGAGCGTGAATCTGGTTTTCGCCGTTGCGGCAGAGACGACGCGGCCACGCACGGGCCGGGTGCTGCGTCATGCCACGCAACGGGTCGCTCCCGCAGCGGGTCTGCATGCAGGCTTGTCCGGGCATCCGGACTGA
- a CDS encoding multidrug efflux RND transporter permease subunit yields MKNIAQFFVDRPIMAAVLSLLFVITGSIAAFKLPISEYPQVVPPTVVVRANYPGANPKVIAETVATPLEEQINGVEGMLYSSSQATSDGVMTLTVTFALGTNINTAEVEVQNRVAQALPRLPSEVQRLGVTTQKSSPDLTMVVHLVSPDHRYNMLYLSNYARLHVKDVLNRLDGVGDVKIFGAGQYSMRVWLNPDKLAERGLTTGDVVNAIREQNVQVAAGALNAPPGPGHAAFQLNINTRGRLSSVDDFRNIIVRTDPDGSVVHLRDVARVQLGADQYALRSLLDNQPAVALPIFARPGSNAIHISDEVRATMARLKKQFPQGVDYRIVYDPTVFVRGSIEAVVHTLFEAILLVVLVVILFLQTWRASVIPLIAVPVSLIGTFAVMYLIGFSLNALSLFGMVLAIGIVVDDAIVVVENVERHIELGQSPKEATRKAMHEVTSPIVATALVLCAVFIPTAFISGLTGQFYRQFALTIAISTVISAFNSLSLSPALAAILLKSHDAPKDRLTRAIDRGLGWLFHPFNRLFHHGAARYVKGTRYMQGKGPAALLLYAGLIALTWFGFAHVPTGFVPMQDKQYLVSFAQLPDAASLDRTQDVIQRMSAIALKQPGVENAVAFPGLSINGFTNSTNAGIVFVTLKPFDQRRSAKLSAGAIAAALNAKYAAIQDAYIAVFPPPPVQGLGTIGGFRMQIEDRSQLGFDALYRQTQKLIAASHKVPALAGLFSSFQVSVPQVDADVDREKAKAEGVNLNDVYQTLQAYLGSLYVNDFNRFGRTYQVNVSAEPAFRHDMADIGQLKTRNAKGEMVPLGSFVTVKRGAGPDRVMHYNGYPTAEINGGPAPGFSSGQAQAAMEKLAAENLPNGMGFEWTDLTYQQILAGNTAILVFPLCVLLVFLVLSSLYESWSLPLAVILIVPMVLLSAIAGVWLSGGDNNIFTQIGLIVLVGLACKNAILIVEFARERQHEGMSRHEAVLIAARLRLRPILMTSIAFIMGVVPLVTSHGAGAEMRHAMGVAVFSGMLGVTIFGLIYTPLFYVLIRALVERREARKRAQAEALPALEGH; encoded by the coding sequence ATGAAAAACATCGCCCAGTTTTTCGTCGACCGGCCGATCATGGCCGCCGTGCTTTCGCTGCTGTTCGTGATCACCGGCAGCATCGCGGCGTTCAAGCTGCCGATCAGCGAATACCCGCAAGTGGTTCCGCCCACCGTGGTGGTGCGTGCCAACTATCCCGGCGCCAACCCGAAGGTGATCGCCGAAACCGTCGCCACGCCGCTGGAAGAACAGATCAACGGCGTGGAGGGCATGCTGTATTCGTCCTCGCAGGCCACCAGCGACGGCGTGATGACGCTGACGGTGACCTTCGCCCTCGGCACCAACATCAACACCGCCGAAGTGGAGGTGCAGAACCGGGTGGCGCAGGCCTTGCCGCGGCTGCCCTCGGAAGTGCAGCGGCTCGGCGTGACCACCCAGAAGAGCTCGCCTGATCTCACCATGGTGGTGCACCTGGTCTCGCCCGACCATCGCTACAACATGCTGTACCTGTCGAACTACGCGCGGCTGCATGTGAAGGATGTGCTGAACCGTCTCGACGGCGTGGGCGACGTGAAGATCTTCGGTGCCGGCCAGTACTCGATGCGGGTCTGGCTTAACCCGGACAAGCTGGCCGAGCGCGGCCTCACCACCGGCGATGTGGTGAACGCGATCCGCGAGCAGAACGTGCAGGTGGCCGCCGGCGCGCTGAACGCGCCGCCCGGTCCCGGTCACGCCGCGTTCCAGCTGAACATCAACACGCGCGGCCGACTGAGCAGCGTGGACGACTTCCGCAACATCATCGTGCGTACCGACCCGGACGGCAGCGTGGTTCATCTGCGCGACGTGGCGCGGGTCCAGCTGGGTGCCGACCAGTACGCGCTGCGCAGCCTGCTCGACAACCAGCCTGCCGTGGCGCTGCCGATTTTCGCGCGGCCCGGTTCCAACGCCATCCATATCTCGGACGAAGTGCGCGCCACCATGGCGCGGTTGAAGAAGCAGTTCCCGCAGGGCGTGGACTACCGCATCGTGTACGACCCCACCGTGTTCGTGCGCGGTTCGATCGAGGCGGTGGTGCACACGCTGTTCGAGGCGATCCTGCTGGTGGTGCTGGTGGTGATCCTGTTCCTGCAGACCTGGCGCGCCTCGGTGATCCCGCTGATCGCCGTACCGGTATCGCTGATCGGCACCTTCGCGGTGATGTACCTGATCGGCTTCTCGCTCAACGCACTTTCGCTGTTCGGCATGGTGCTGGCCATCGGCATCGTGGTGGACGACGCCATCGTGGTGGTCGAGAACGTGGAACGGCACATCGAGCTGGGCCAGTCGCCGAAAGAGGCCACGCGCAAGGCGATGCACGAGGTGACCAGCCCGATCGTGGCCACCGCGCTGGTGCTGTGCGCAGTGTTCATCCCCACCGCCTTCATCAGCGGGCTGACTGGCCAGTTCTACCGCCAGTTCGCGCTGACCATCGCCATCTCGACGGTGATCTCGGCGTTCAACTCGCTGAGCCTGAGCCCGGCGCTGGCGGCGATCCTGCTGAAGAGCCACGACGCACCGAAGGACCGGCTCACCCGCGCGATCGACCGCGGCCTGGGCTGGCTGTTCCATCCGTTCAACCGGCTGTTCCACCACGGCGCGGCGCGCTACGTGAAGGGCACCCGCTACATGCAGGGCAAGGGACCGGCAGCGTTGCTGCTGTATGCCGGGCTGATCGCGCTGACCTGGTTCGGCTTCGCCCATGTGCCGACCGGCTTCGTGCCGATGCAGGACAAGCAGTACCTGGTGTCGTTCGCGCAGCTGCCCGACGCGGCATCACTCGACCGCACCCAGGACGTGATCCAGCGCATGTCGGCCATCGCCCTGAAGCAGCCGGGCGTGGAGAACGCCGTGGCCTTCCCCGGTCTCTCGATCAACGGCTTCACCAATTCCACCAACGCCGGCATCGTGTTCGTCACCCTGAAACCATTCGACCAGCGGCGCAGCGCCAAGCTCTCCGCGGGAGCCATCGCCGCCGCGCTGAACGCGAAATACGCGGCGATCCAGGATGCCTACATCGCGGTGTTCCCGCCGCCGCCGGTACAGGGGCTGGGCACCATCGGCGGTTTCCGCATGCAGATCGAGGACCGCAGCCAGCTCGGTTTCGACGCGCTGTACCGGCAGACCCAGAAGCTGATCGCGGCCAGCCACAAGGTGCCCGCGCTGGCGGGGCTGTTCTCCAGTTTCCAGGTCAGCGTGCCGCAGGTCGATGCCGACGTGGACCGCGAGAAGGCCAAGGCCGAAGGCGTGAACCTCAACGACGTGTACCAGACCCTGCAGGCCTACCTCGGCTCGCTCTACGTCAACGACTTCAACCGCTTTGGCCGCACCTACCAGGTGAACGTCTCGGCCGAACCGGCGTTCCGCCACGACATGGCCGACATCGGCCAGCTGAAGACGCGCAATGCCAAGGGCGAAATGGTGCCGCTGGGATCGTTCGTGACCGTGAAGCGCGGCGCCGGCCCGGACCGCGTGATGCACTACAACGGCTACCCCACCGCCGAGATCAACGGCGGGCCCGCACCGGGCTTCAGTTCCGGCCAGGCGCAGGCGGCGATGGAGAAGCTGGCGGCGGAGAACCTGCCCAACGGCATGGGCTTCGAATGGACCGACCTGACCTACCAGCAGATTCTGGCCGGCAACACCGCGATCCTGGTGTTCCCGCTGTGCGTGCTGTTGGTGTTCCTGGTGCTGTCGTCGCTGTACGAAAGCTGGTCGCTGCCGCTGGCGGTGATCCTGATCGTGCCAATGGTGCTGCTGTCCGCGATTGCCGGCGTGTGGCTATCCGGCGGCGACAACAACATCTTCACCCAGATCGGCCTGATCGTGCTGGTGGGCCTGGCCTGCAAGAACGCGATCCTGATCGTGGAGTTCGCCCGCGAACGCCAGCACGAAGGCATGAGCCGCCACGAGGCGGTGCTGATCGCCGCACGCCTGCGCCTGCGCCCGATCCTGATGACCTCGATCGCCTTCATCATGGGCGTGGTACCGCTGGTCACCTCGCACGGCGCCGGTGCCGAGATGCGCCATGCCATGGGTGTGGCGGTGTTCTCCGGCATGCTCGGCGTGACCATCTTCGGACTGATCTACACCCCGCTGTTCTACGTATTGATCCGCGCCCTGGTCGAACGCCGCGAGGCGCGCAAGCGCGCGCAGGCGGAAGCGCTGCCGGCGCTGGAGGGTCATTGA